CGGAATGCGCACAATGTCCTCGATGGTGCCCGCCGTAGCCGAGTACAGCTCGTGGGGCATGATGTCGGATAGAAACTGTAAAATATCCACATCTAGGTTGGGCACCGGGATGTAGGGAATAAGCGTGAAGAGGAAAATAATGGTCGGAAACAGGGCCAGCGTGAGGTTGAAGGCCATGTAGGCGGCACGTTTTTCCAAGGAGTCAAGCCGCAGTTCGTGCAGCACCCGCTCGCCCACAGCGTATATCGAGATGCGGCCGCCGCGCATTCGCTGGCGCTTGCCCCAGGCCAGCACCGTGCGGTAGGCACGGTGGCGGCGCACATCGGGCAGCGCGCGGCGGCGGGCGGGAGAAGCGAGCATCGATAAGTGAGTGGGTGAGTAGGTGAGTAAAGGAGCAAGTTGGCCGATGAGTTCACGAGCTGGTTTTAGGGGCTCAGCTCTCCTTTACGCAGCTACTCATTTGCCGAACGCGGCCGGCGCGGGCGCGTCGCCGGGGGTAGCGCGGCCGGTGCCGAGCGGCAGGTCGGCCTCGCTTTCGGCAAAGTACGGCGCTAATTTTTCGCGCACGCTGTCCGGAATAGGCACTGGCCGGCCGGTGGCGGTGCTCACAAACACCATCAGCGTGTAGCCTTCGGTGAGCAATTCCTGAGCCTCATTGCGGATTTCGTACTCAAACTTCGCCCGCGAGCCCTCGGTCAGTTCGCGCAATAGTACCCGGATGGTCAGCAGGTCATCATAGCGGGCGGGGCGGCGAAAGCGGGTATGCAGCTCGCCCACCGGCATCCCTACCCCCTGCGCTTCCAGGTCTTTGTAGCGAATGCCTAGCTGCCGAAACGACTCGGTGCGGGCCACCTCAAAGTACGCCGCATAGTTGCCGTGATAGACGTAGCCCATCTGGTCGGTTTCGGCGTAGCGCACCCGGATTTGAATGTCGGCTTGATACATAGGTCGGCTAAGAAAACACCTGTCATGGCAAGCTTGCGAAGCAATCGCACCCGAACGATGGACGAGCGACTGGCGCGGGTGTCGGGCGGGTGCGATTGCTTCGCAAGCTCGCCATGACAAGCGGTTTTTTACATAATGCCCGCCCGCGTCAGCGCCGCTTGATACCGGTGGGCGTTCACCAAGTGCTGCTGCTGCGTGGCGGCGAAGGCGTGATAGCCGCTGAAGTCGTCCTTGGCGCAGAAGTAGAGGTAGTCGTTCTGCTCGGGGTGCAACACGGCGTCAATACTGGTGATGCTGGGCAGGTCGATAGGGCCGGGGGGTAGGCCAGCGTACATATAGGTGTTATAGGGCGAGTCTTTTCGCAGGTGCACGTTGAGCACGCGCTTGATACCAAAATCGCCGTTGGCGTATACTACGGTGGGGTCGGCTTGCAGCTTCATGCCGCGCTTGAGGCGGTTGAGGTACACGCCCGCAATGCGGGGGCGCTCGTCGGCGTGCTGCTGCTGCTCGGCCTCTACGATGCTGGCCAGCGTGCTCACCTGCACGCGGGTGAGACCCAGCTTCTCGCGGGCCGCGTCACGGGCGGGCGTCCAGAACTTCTCGTACTCAGTTTTCATGCGCTGCATGAGATTCTGGGCCGAGGTATTCCAATATAGCTCGTACGTATTCGGGATGAACATGGCCAGCACCGTAGTGGTGTCGAAGCCCAGGCTCCTGGTGTAGCTGGGGCTGCTCAGCAGGGAGTCAATCTGCCGGGGCTGGGCGTCAATCTGCTTGCTGAGCTTGGTGGCCAGCTCGCGGCGCAGCCGCACGTTGGCGAAGGTGAGACGCAGCGGCGACTGGCGGCCCGATTTTAACAGATTGATTATCTGGCGATTGGTGGCATTGTTGACCAGCATGTAGCGGCCGGGCTTCACCACGCCGGGCTTGTTGTAGCCCATGAGCTTGCCCACAAAATACAACGAAAGCCGGTCGATAACGGCTCCCGATTTTTCTACTGCCTTCAAAGCTTGCTGCCAATTATCGCCTCGGCGAATGTATACGTAGGTCGGCAGCTCCTTGGTATCGATGTTAGCAGTGAAAAAAATCTGGAAGAAGTAATAGGAAAAGCACACCAGTGTAAGGCCCAGCAGCACGCTGATGATACCAAACCGATTGCGACGCTTAATGGAATCTGCCCGGTAATCAAAGGCAGACTTTTTGACAGGCTCAGACATAAGACGAAAAATAAATCCCCCAAAATTAACCTCCGGCGGCCAGGTATTCGCTGTTTGGACAGTTGACCGTCCCCACGAAGCGCGTGGGCCCTGGCCGGCTTACCCCTCCAACTTCTCCCCTAGCCGTAGTACCTTGGCCACCCGAACGGGCCGCCCCGGCTGGCCCTCGCTTTTTTCATATAATTTCCTGTTCTGCTTTATGTCTGCTACCCTGCTCCGCATTCACCCCGATAACCCGCCCCAAAACCGCATTCTGCAAGTCGTGGAAGTGCTGCGCAAGGGCGGGCTTATTATTTATCCGACTGATACGGTCTATGGCATTGGCTGCGACATCAACAACGCGAAAGCCGTAGAAAAGCTCTGCCGCATTAAAGGACTGAAGCCAGAAAAAGCCAACCTGAGTTTTATTTGCCACGACTTGTCGCACATCAGCGACTATGCGCACGGCATCACAACCCCCGTATTTAAGGTGCTGAAAAAGGCCCTACCCGGCCCGTTTACGTTCATCTTCGAGGCCAGCCCTAATGCCCCGCGCTACGGCGGCGTGAAGCGCAGCACGGTGGGCATACGGGTGCCCGATAACCAGATTGTGCGTCAGATTGTGAAGGAGTTCGGCACGCCCATCGTGAGCACTTCGGTGCGCGAAAGCGCGGAAACCCTGGTAGAATACGTAACCGACCCCGACCTGATTTTCGAGAAATACCGCGCGCTCGTGGACCTCGTGATTGACGGCGGCTTCGGCGGCAACGAGCCCAGCACCATCGTCGATTGCACCAAGGATGACTTCGAGCTGGTGCGCCAGGGCCTTGGCGATATCGAACAGTTTCTTTAAGAGTAAGTTGAGTAATGGGGGTAGTAAGTGTAATGTCGTTCTCACAGCCGAACGACATTACGCTTACTACCCCCATTACTCAACTTACTCTTTTGTGTTTCCACCTTCGGTGCGTCCAGAGATATTGTTCGGGTGCCGCGCGAATATCGGCGGCTAATAACTGCACGAAGGAGGCGGTAATCGGGTAACGGGCAGCATCCGGGGTGAGAGTAGTAGTTGCTTCATTGCCAGGCAGCTCCGTAAAGGTGACGGTATAATAGCCCCGTTTCACCCGCTGGGTGCTGGCGCAGAGCACCACGGCGGCGAATTGGGGCGTCAGGCGGTCGGTACTGGTATAAAAGCCGGCCGGCCGATGCAAGAAGTCGGTCCAGTACGGATGGTCGTCGGGGCCAGCGGCCTGGTCCGATACTAGGCTTAGAATTTGGCCCTGGCCCCGGTGGGCTACCAGGTACCGCAATGTGCTGAGCATGGGCACTACCTCGGCTCCCAGGCGCGTGCGTAAGCGGCGCACAAAGTACTCAAAAAACTTGTTGCTCAGCGGCTTGTAGACCCCGGATACCTGCCCCGGAAACCTGACCGCCGCCCCGGCCAGCACCCATTCCCAGTTGCCCATATGGGAGCTAACACCCAATACCTGGCGGCCCTGGGCCAGGTAGCCGCCCAGCAATTCGGGATTGGTGAAGTGCACGCGGCGGTGTAGCTCGGTCGCACTGATGCTAGCTAGCTTGAGGATTTCGACCATTATTTGCGCGAAATGCCAATAAAACTGCTGGGCTACGTGCTGAATTTCGGGAGCTGATTTTTCGGGAAAAGCCTGACGCAGGTTATCGAGCACTACCTGTTGGCGGTAGCGCACCACATAGGCCAGCAGCCAATACAGGCCCTTAGCGAAGCCGTAGAGCACCACCAGCGGCAGATGGGCCAGGGCCAGCAACGGCCAGCTAAGCACGCGGTAGTGCCACGGTACGGCCGGAGGAGTACTCATCGGGGGCCGGGGGCCCCGGCGGGAGCGTAGTCGGTGAGGCTGCGCTGGCCGCTTTGGCGCTGGGTAGCCAGGATTTTGTGGGTAGTCGCATCACGGGCCTCGATGGTGAGGGTGAACGGCCCGGCCGGCAGCGGCCCGAGCGGTAGCTGGCCCACGAGGGGGGTAGGGCGGCCGGCCAGGGCCGTCACGGGCGGCGCGTCGGCATCGGCGGCGGTACCGTCGGGGGCAGCCAGGTGGTAGTGCAGGCGCACGGCGCGGCCGGCCGGCACCGCGTTCAGCTCGGTGTAAAAGAATACGTTATCGGCCCCGCGGCCGTAGTAGCCGCCCGGCGCGCGCGTGAGCAGGTAGCCGCCGCGGTTGAAGGTGCCGGCCGCGCTGGCCTTGGCGGCGGGCCGGGCCAGGAACACAATGTCGCTGAAGGCGGGCGCGGTGGGCGCGGCCACGGTCAGGGGCAGCTCCACAGTGGCCTCGCCAGTGGTGGGATTATATTGGTCGCGGATGTGGCCGCGCAGCGTATAGGTGCCATCGGGCAGCGTCACGCGCTTGAGAAAGCTAAGCGGGTTTTTGAGGGCAATGGTCGTATCGTTGAGCACGGGCGGCTTCAGGGTCACGGTTTCCTGCCAGGCGGCGGTGCCGTCGGCCTTCAGAATGGTCAAATCCACCACCGCCGACGATTGGAACGACTTGGGCGCGCGCTGCCGGTAGGTGAGCGGCTGGGTGGGCACAGTGGCCGAAATCTCTACTTCGCCGCTCGGCCGGGTCTGGTCGAGGCTGCGAAACTGGGCCACTTGCAGCAGCAGCTGCGGCGGGTGGGCCGGGGCCGGTACGGCGACCAGCAGGGTCAGGAACGTAGCGAGGGGTAGGAGGCGCATGGGCACAAAAATAACGGGTAGGCCGCGCGCCGCTACCTTGCGGCCATGTCCGTTGTCTTCACTGAGCTGCATTACTTGCCTTCCATCGCCTTCTTTCAGCAAGCCCTGGCCGACGACGCGCTGCTGCTCGACGCCCACGAGCACTACCGCAAACAGACGTATCGCAACCGCTGCCTGGTGCTCACGGCGCAGGGGCCGCAACCGCTCACGGTACCGGTGCTCGACGGCGCACGAGCGGCCAAGGTCCGCACCAGCGAGATGGAGATTGACTACCGCCAGAACTGGCGACATCGCCACCTACGCACGCTGCAAACCGCCTACGGGGCCTCCCCGTACTTCAGCTACTACGCTGATTATTTGCAGGATATCTACGCCCAAAAGCCTGCCCGGCTCTGGGACCTGAACTTGGCCTTGCTGCAGCTACTGCTACGCTGCCTACGCTGGCCCCTACCCCTGCTCGTCACAGACGCCTACCTTCCCCCCGCTTCCCTAAATCACTCCATAACTGATTCACCACTCGACCGACGCGACTTCCTGACACCCAAAAGTGCCTTGCCCCCGCCAGGACCTGACAGTCCGGCACAGCGACCGTACCCGCAGGTATTTGGTACCGCGTTTGTACCAGGGCTCAGCGTCCTGGACTTGCTATTTATGCAAGGGCCGGCGGCAGGGCAATTTTTGGGAGCCGTGCTGAGGTAGGCAGGCCGCAGAGGGAGGCGTGAGAAAAACACACGTTTTTTGTCTTTTCGGTTTTTGCT
The genomic region above belongs to Hymenobacter psoromatis and contains:
- the mltG gene encoding endolytic transglycosylase MltG; protein product: MSEPVKKSAFDYRADSIKRRNRFGIISVLLGLTLVCFSYYFFQIFFTANIDTKELPTYVYIRRGDNWQQALKAVEKSGAVIDRLSLYFVGKLMGYNKPGVVKPGRYMLVNNATNRQIINLLKSGRQSPLRLTFANVRLRRELATKLSKQIDAQPRQIDSLLSSPSYTRSLGFDTTTVLAMFIPNTYELYWNTSAQNLMQRMKTEYEKFWTPARDAAREKLGLTRVQVSTLASIVEAEQQQHADERPRIAGVYLNRLKRGMKLQADPTVVYANGDFGIKRVLNVHLRKDSPYNTYMYAGLPPGPIDLPSITSIDAVLHPEQNDYLYFCAKDDFSGYHAFAATQQQHLVNAHRYQAALTRAGIM
- a CDS encoding lysophospholipid acyltransferase family protein, with amino-acid sequence MSTPPAVPWHYRVLSWPLLALAHLPLVVLYGFAKGLYWLLAYVVRYRQQVVLDNLRQAFPEKSAPEIQHVAQQFYWHFAQIMVEILKLASISATELHRRVHFTNPELLGGYLAQGRQVLGVSSHMGNWEWVLAGAAVRFPGQVSGVYKPLSNKFFEYFVRRLRTRLGAEVVPMLSTLRYLVAHRGQGQILSLVSDQAAGPDDHPYWTDFLHRPAGFYTSTDRLTPQFAAVVLCASTQRVKRGYYTVTFTELPGNEATTTLTPDAARYPITASFVQLLAADIRAAPEQYLWTHRRWKHKRVS
- a CDS encoding acyl-CoA thioesterase; this translates as MYQADIQIRVRYAETDQMGYVYHGNYAAYFEVARTESFRQLGIRYKDLEAQGVGMPVGELHTRFRRPARYDDLLTIRVLLRELTEGSRAKFEYEIRNEAQELLTEGYTLMVFVSTATGRPVPIPDSVREKLAPYFAESEADLPLGTGRATPGDAPAPAAFGK
- a CDS encoding WbqC family protein, producing MSVVFTELHYLPSIAFFQQALADDALLLDAHEHYRKQTYRNRCLVLTAQGPQPLTVPVLDGARAAKVRTSEMEIDYRQNWRHRHLRTLQTAYGASPYFSYYADYLQDIYAQKPARLWDLNLALLQLLLRCLRWPLPLLVTDAYLPPASLNHSITDSPLDRRDFLTPKSALPPPGPDSPAQRPYPQVFGTAFVPGLSVLDLLFMQGPAAGQFLGAVLR
- a CDS encoding L-threonylcarbamoyladenylate synthase; translated protein: MSATLLRIHPDNPPQNRILQVVEVLRKGGLIIYPTDTVYGIGCDINNAKAVEKLCRIKGLKPEKANLSFICHDLSHISDYAHGITTPVFKVLKKALPGPFTFIFEASPNAPRYGGVKRSTVGIRVPDNQIVRQIVKEFGTPIVSTSVRESAETLVEYVTDPDLIFEKYRALVDLVIDGGFGGNEPSTIVDCTKDDFELVRQGLGDIEQFL